A genomic window from Lotus japonicus ecotype B-129 chromosome 1, LjGifu_v1.2 includes:
- the LOC130728328 gene encoding auxin efflux carrier component 5 codes for MIGLEDVYKVIVAVVPLYFALFLGYGSVRWWSIFTREQCDAINKLVCYFTLPLFTFQFTAHIDPFKMNYLFIAADTISKFIIIAVLALWAKCSSKVSFCWFITSFSLCTLTNALVVGVPMVKSMYGPLGVDLVVQSSVVQAIIWLTLLLFVMEFRRAGIEGTTTTTFNAKPKMTVVSGGGNLPDREDGERKEVAVDVEDNSTDIRPPLYKVMKLVGIKLAVNPNTYGCVIGISWAFISNRWNLEMPSMVEGSILIMSKAGMGTAMFSMGIFMALQDKLISCGPTLSVFGLVLKFIAGPAAMAISAIAVGLHGDVLRVAIIQAAVPQSITSFIYAKEYGLHPEVLSTAVIFGMIVSLPVLVAYYAILEFMH; via the exons atgaTCGGCTTAGAAGATGTGTATAAGGTGATAGTAGCGGTGGTGCCACTCTACTTCGCCCTGTTTTTAGGCTACGGCTCCGTGCGGTGGTGGAGCATCTTCACAAGAGAACAGTGCGATGCGATAAACAAGCTCGTCTGCTACTTCACCTTGCCACTCTTCACCTTCCAATTCACCGCTCACATCGACCCTTTCAAGATGAACTACTTGTTCATCGCCGCTGACACCATCTCCAAGTTCATCATCATCGCGGTTCTCGCCCTTTGGGCCAAGTGCAGCAGCAAAGTGAGCTTCTGCTGGTTCATAACGAGCTTCTCTCTGTGCACTCTCACGAACGCGCTTGTCGTGGGAGTGCCGATGGTGAAGTCCATGTATGGACCACTAGGCGTGGACCTGGTGGTCCAATCTTCGGTCGTGCAGGCGATCATATGGCTCACTTTGCTTCTCTTTGTGATGGAGTTTCGAAGGGCGGGAATTGAGggcactaccaccaccaccttcaacGCTAAACCAAAAATGACGGTTGTTAGCGGCGGTGGTAACTTGCCGGACCGTGAAGATGGAGAAAGGAAAGAAGTAGCTGTTGATGTGGAAGACAATAGTACTGATATTAGGCCTCCTTTATACAAGGTGATGAAGCTTGTGGGGATTAAGCTTGCAGTGAATCCAAATACATATGGTTGTGTCATTGGTATTTCATGGGCTTTCATATCTAACAG gtggAATTTGGAGATGCCAAGCATGGTTGAAGGGTCTATATTGATCATGTCAAAAGCAGGGATGGGAACTGCCATGTTTAGTATGG GTATTTTCATGGCACTTCAGGACAAGCTGATTTCGTGTGGACCAACTCTGAGtgtgtttggtttggttttaaAGTTCATTGCGGGGCCAGCAGCTATGGCTATTAGTGCTATCGCTGTTGGATTGCATGGTGACGTTTTACGAGTTGCTATCATTCAG GCTGCAGTTCCCCAATCCATCACATCCTTCATTTATGCTAAAGAATACGGGCTACATCCAGAGGTTCTTAGTACTGC GGTGATCTTTGGAATGATTGTTTCGCTTCCTGTCTTAGTTGCCTACTATGCAATATTGGAGTTTATGCATTGA
- the LOC130732322 gene encoding agamous-like MADS-box protein AGL80: MGNKVNLEYIVDGSSRKATYVRRKKGMLKKLEELTTLCGIDVCAVVYSEFHHQPLVWPSPPEVQRMINNFNNYSEFGKSKNMMNQESFLEEKILKATEKLAKFEKENREMEMSMRMFELMANGNIIDNMNNVELNDMAWIIDEKLKHVNWRITELDNKASTSQSQAQMADEAVKPIDKE, translated from the coding sequence ATGGGAAATAAGGTGAATCTTGAGTACATCGTCGATGGATCTTCAAGGAAGGCAACATACGTGAGAAGGAAAAAGGGCATGctgaagaagctggaagaacTCACCACCCTTTGTGGGATTGATGTATGTGCTGTGGTTTATAGTGAGTTTCATCACCAACCACTAGTATGGCCATCTCCACCGGAGGTTCAAAGGATGATCAACAATTTCAATAATTATTCAGAATTTGGGAAGAGTAAGAACATGATGAACCAGGAGAGCTTTTTGGAGGAAAAGATTCTAAAGGCCACagaaaaattagcaaaatttgAGAAGGAGAACAGGGAGATGGAGATGTCTATGCGCATGTTCGAATTAATGGCCAATGGAAATATTATTGACAATATGAACAATGTTGAGTTGAATGATATGGCATGGATAATTGATGAGAAGCTGAAGCATGTCAATTGGAGGATCACTGAACTAGACAACAAGGCTTCAACATCACAGAGCCAAGCTCAAATGGCAGATGAAGCAGTCAAGCCAATAGACAAGGAATGA
- the LOC130728329 gene encoding uncharacterized protein LOC130728329 has protein sequence MIPSHGLIISLIFVSILANDASLVHEANGSFPMVPLMEAGKMDMMMLMNESRRKLGSFQICALCTCCGGAKGVCLASPCCYAINCNIPNRPFGFCSFTPKTCNCFGCHL, from the exons ATGATTCCTTCTCATGGCCTCATCATTTCTCTCATTTTTGTGTCCATTTTAGCCAATGATGCAAGCTTGGTCCAT GAGGCAAATGGGTCATTTCCAATGGTGCCTTTGATGGAAGCTGGGAAGATGGATATGATGATGCTGATGAATGAGagcagaaggaagcttggaagCTTCCAGATATGTGCTCTGTGCACTTGCTGTGGTGGAGCTAAAGGGGTTTGCTTGGCCTCTCCCTGTTGCTATGCCATCAATTGCAACATTCCAAACAGACCCTTTGGCTTCTGTTCATTCACACCCAAGACCTGTAATTGCTTTGGATGCCATCTTTAA
- the LOC130728330 gene encoding zinc finger CCCH domain-containing protein ZFN-like isoform X2, protein MWQMSLRSSETMDSGPYPEHPGEPDCSYYIRTGLCRFGATCRFNHPPNRRLAIAAARMKGEFPERIGQPECQYYLKTGTCKFGATCRFHHPKDKAGIAGRVALNILGYPLRPNEPECAYYFRTGQCKFGNTCKFHHPQPSNMVLSMQSSAVYPTVQSPTTPGQQSYAAGITNWSSSSYIPSPRWQGPSSYAPLILPQGVVSVPGWSAYNGQMGPDSPQQTMGNDQAYGTSRQGDPENTGSQGAYSQFRSGSVPVGFYALEGENIFPERPGQPECQFYMKTGDCKFGAVCRFHHPRERAIPAPDCILSPLGLPLRPGEPLCVFYSRYGICKFGPSCKFDHPMGIFAYNISAPPSADASGRRLLGSSSSGTAALNLSSEEPRRVSISETRHVPSGDDEG, encoded by the exons ATGTGGCAAATGAGCTTGAGGTCAAGTGAAACAATGGATTCAGGTCCTTATCCTGAGCATCCAGGAGAACCAGATTGTTCATATTACATCAGAACTGGCCTTTGTAGATTTGGAGCAACATGTCGATTTAATCACCCTCCGAACAGGAGACTG GCTATTGCCGCTGCACGGATGAAAGGCGAGTTCCCAGAAAGGATAGGGCAGCCAGAATGTCAG TACTATCTGAAAACAGGAACTTGCAAATTTGGAGCCACTTGCAGATTTCATCATCCTAAAGACAAGGCTGGGATTGCTGGAAGAGTTGCCTTGAATATTTTAGGCTATCCTCTCCGCCCA AATGAGCCTGAATGCGCATATTATTTTAGAACCGGACAATGCAAATTTGGGAACACTTGCAAATTTCACCATCCTCAACCAAGTAATATGGTGCTTTCAATGCAGAGTTCTGCTGTTTATCCTACCGTCCAATCTCCAACAACGCCAGGTCAGCAGTCGTATGCAGCAGGGATTACAAATTGGTCTAGTTCATCCTATATCCCTAGTCCACGCTGGCAAGGCCCTTCAAGTTATGCACCCTTAATTCTACCTCAAGGAGTGGTTTCAGTGCCTGGGTGGAGTGCGTACAAT GGTCAAATGGGACCAGACAGTCCACAGCAAACAATGGGAAATGATCAAGCCTATGGAACTTCTCGCCAAGGTGATCCAGAAAATACAGGATCACAAGGGGCATATTCTCAATTCCGTTCTGGCTCTGTACCTGTAGGATTCTACGCGTTGGAGGGGGAGAACATATTTCCTGAGAGACCTGGTCAGCCTGAATGCCAGTTCTACATGAAAACCGGAGATTGTAAGTTCGGTGCAGTCTGTCGTTTCCATCATCCACGTGAGAGGGCGATTCCTGCTCCTGACTGCATTTTGAGTCCACTTGGCCTTCCTCTACGTCCT GGAGAACCTTTGTGTGTCTTCTATTCACGTTACGGCATATGCAAATTTGGCCCAAGTTGCAAGTTTGATCACCCAATGGGAATCTTCGCCTACAACATATCTGCACCACCTTCGGCTGACGCCTCAGGACGGCGTCTTTTGGGTTCGTCATCATCGGGAACCGCTGCGTTAAATTTATCATCAGAAGAGCCAAGGAGGGTTTCAATATCCGAGACAAGACATGTTCCTTCTGGTGATGATGAGGGATAA
- the LOC130728330 gene encoding zinc finger CCCH domain-containing protein ZFN-like isoform X1, whose amino-acid sequence MEFHAAISMSQDAMWQMSLRSSETMDSGPYPEHPGEPDCSYYIRTGLCRFGATCRFNHPPNRRLAIAAARMKGEFPERIGQPECQYYLKTGTCKFGATCRFHHPKDKAGIAGRVALNILGYPLRPNEPECAYYFRTGQCKFGNTCKFHHPQPSNMVLSMQSSAVYPTVQSPTTPGQQSYAAGITNWSSSSYIPSPRWQGPSSYAPLILPQGVVSVPGWSAYNGQMGPDSPQQTMGNDQAYGTSRQGDPENTGSQGAYSQFRSGSVPVGFYALEGENIFPERPGQPECQFYMKTGDCKFGAVCRFHHPRERAIPAPDCILSPLGLPLRPGEPLCVFYSRYGICKFGPSCKFDHPMGIFAYNISAPPSADASGRRLLGSSSSGTAALNLSSEEPRRVSISETRHVPSGDDEG is encoded by the exons ATGGAATTCCATGCTGCAATTTCCATGTCTCaag ATGCAATGTGGCAAATGAGCTTGAGGTCAAGTGAAACAATGGATTCAGGTCCTTATCCTGAGCATCCAGGAGAACCAGATTGTTCATATTACATCAGAACTGGCCTTTGTAGATTTGGAGCAACATGTCGATTTAATCACCCTCCGAACAGGAGACTG GCTATTGCCGCTGCACGGATGAAAGGCGAGTTCCCAGAAAGGATAGGGCAGCCAGAATGTCAG TACTATCTGAAAACAGGAACTTGCAAATTTGGAGCCACTTGCAGATTTCATCATCCTAAAGACAAGGCTGGGATTGCTGGAAGAGTTGCCTTGAATATTTTAGGCTATCCTCTCCGCCCA AATGAGCCTGAATGCGCATATTATTTTAGAACCGGACAATGCAAATTTGGGAACACTTGCAAATTTCACCATCCTCAACCAAGTAATATGGTGCTTTCAATGCAGAGTTCTGCTGTTTATCCTACCGTCCAATCTCCAACAACGCCAGGTCAGCAGTCGTATGCAGCAGGGATTACAAATTGGTCTAGTTCATCCTATATCCCTAGTCCACGCTGGCAAGGCCCTTCAAGTTATGCACCCTTAATTCTACCTCAAGGAGTGGTTTCAGTGCCTGGGTGGAGTGCGTACAAT GGTCAAATGGGACCAGACAGTCCACAGCAAACAATGGGAAATGATCAAGCCTATGGAACTTCTCGCCAAGGTGATCCAGAAAATACAGGATCACAAGGGGCATATTCTCAATTCCGTTCTGGCTCTGTACCTGTAGGATTCTACGCGTTGGAGGGGGAGAACATATTTCCTGAGAGACCTGGTCAGCCTGAATGCCAGTTCTACATGAAAACCGGAGATTGTAAGTTCGGTGCAGTCTGTCGTTTCCATCATCCACGTGAGAGGGCGATTCCTGCTCCTGACTGCATTTTGAGTCCACTTGGCCTTCCTCTACGTCCT GGAGAACCTTTGTGTGTCTTCTATTCACGTTACGGCATATGCAAATTTGGCCCAAGTTGCAAGTTTGATCACCCAATGGGAATCTTCGCCTACAACATATCTGCACCACCTTCGGCTGACGCCTCAGGACGGCGTCTTTTGGGTTCGTCATCATCGGGAACCGCTGCGTTAAATTTATCATCAGAAGAGCCAAGGAGGGTTTCAATATCCGAGACAAGACATGTTCCTTCTGGTGATGATGAGGGATAA